From one Chryseobacterium sp. 3008163 genomic stretch:
- the pyrF gene encoding orotidine-5'-phosphate decarboxylase → MESKKEFFLECYKLGIIKFGRFTLKSGIESPFYVDLRPLASDPKILKNLANYLLEMLPLDNFDLICGVPYAALPMATAMSLESYIPLIIKRKEAKNYGTKKLIEGIYQKGQNCLLVEDVITSGKSLIETISEVEQEDLKVADIVVVLDREQGGKQLLESKGYRVHTLFNISEVCTILQEEGELSDEEVKRIQDFLAGNHIQFEEKTRLSYQEKYENAQHSVSKKLLETALAKQSNLIASADVTTTQELLELADKVGPHIIALKTHIDIISDFDYQNTIVPLKELAAKHQFLLMEDRKFADIGNTQELQFTSGVFKITDWADFVTSQVIGGFESLDCFKNVGVVAIIGMSSKGTLTTNSYREEALKVALSHPNVIGGVSQNAIPEEILLFTPGVNLADSGDGKGQQYNTPDHVFKTLHTDFIIVGRGIYKSENPGEAAVTYKNEGWKAYINSLEKKAIQQ, encoded by the coding sequence ATGGAAAGTAAAAAAGAATTCTTTTTAGAGTGCTACAAGCTTGGCATCATCAAATTCGGAAGATTTACCTTAAAAAGCGGAATCGAAAGTCCGTTTTATGTAGATTTAAGACCTTTGGCTTCAGATCCTAAAATTTTAAAAAATTTGGCAAATTATTTATTGGAAATGCTTCCTTTGGATAATTTTGATTTGATTTGCGGAGTTCCTTACGCTGCACTTCCGATGGCTACAGCGATGTCTCTTGAAAGCTATATTCCATTAATTATTAAAAGAAAAGAGGCTAAAAACTACGGTACCAAAAAATTAATTGAAGGAATTTACCAAAAAGGACAAAACTGCCTTTTGGTAGAAGATGTAATTACTTCCGGAAAATCTTTGATAGAAACCATTTCTGAAGTTGAACAGGAAGACCTTAAAGTTGCCGATATCGTAGTTGTTCTAGACAGAGAGCAAGGCGGAAAACAACTTTTAGAAAGCAAAGGCTATAGAGTTCATACCCTTTTCAACATTTCAGAAGTTTGCACTATTCTTCAGGAAGAAGGGGAACTTTCTGATGAGGAAGTGAAAAGAATTCAGGATTTTCTTGCCGGAAACCACATTCAGTTTGAAGAAAAAACAAGACTTTCATATCAGGAAAAGTATGAAAATGCACAACATTCGGTTTCAAAAAAATTATTAGAAACTGCTTTAGCAAAACAATCAAACCTTATTGCTTCTGCAGATGTGACTACTACACAAGAGTTGCTTGAATTGGCAGATAAAGTTGGCCCACACATCATTGCTTTAAAAACACACATCGATATTATTTCTGATTTTGATTATCAAAATACGATCGTTCCTTTGAAAGAACTGGCTGCAAAACATCAGTTTTTATTAATGGAAGACAGAAAATTTGCTGACATCGGAAACACTCAGGAACTTCAGTTTACAAGCGGAGTTTTCAAAATTACAGATTGGGCAGACTTCGTAACTTCTCAGGTAATTGGCGGTTTTGAATCTTTAGACTGTTTCAAAAATGTAGGCGTTGTTGCGATTATCGGAATGTCTTCTAAAGGAACTTTAACCACAAACAGCTACAGAGAAGAAGCTTTAAAAGTTGCTCTTTCACATCCAAATGTGATTGGTGGTGTTTCTCAAAATGCAATTCCTGAAGAAATTTTATTGTTTACTCCAGGTGTGAACCTTGCAGATTCGGGAGATGGAAAAGGTCAGCAATACAACACTCCGGATCATGTTTTCAAAACGCTTCATACCGATTTCATTATCGTAGGAAGAGGAATCTACAAATCTGAAAACCCGGGAGAAGCCGCTGTAACTTACAAAAATGAAGGTTGGAAAGCCTATATTAATTCTTTAGAAAAAAAAGCAATTCAGCAGTAA
- a CDS encoding aminopeptidase, with amino-acid sequence MFYFVLGSCTGFCTKDSIYIAAKLSQNKKILEVNQEIIYHNHSEKPLDSIKLLNWVAAYNKRGTSLVYRKLEDRNNSLHFAKPEALGKILDFKINSEKNLPVSVSNVSEENLFFILNQPLQVGESITLDLQYQIQLPDKNFTGYGTSENNIALKYFFIVPDHFDPDNISKRNYHDIEESVNFNTHWTVNFDLPINYFVEGNLQQNNINSFNGYLDSDPEFIISHNQFPTINVNTEDIRTEIKFGYNISPQEIQNLEFYLPLHLKFIKEKIGFVPERLFISDKFRTKEDFFGNNDISFWKYRFKLFTDAEKVDLDYFGIIAKKILDESLITDKEDHHWFKNGLKSYLETQYLKKFYGETKLLGNLPETNILGIKPLKWFHASDVKLLDRYGLAYQYIMSQNLDQKIDEPFSALSNFNDMAISSFETGSLFSFSANKMGEGNFNDLVKKYIAENRDKPINPEAFLKELSQKEPSTDYLTEFLKQKNRVNFKLKKFKTKEDSLEIRIAKNTDDAIPVKLETQTRSGEKKSYWIETEKNERQKTINLPSENIYKITLNDDYIFPEANYRDNFLYTKGLFSNSKKIKFKLIKDIPNPEFNEIYLNPRIRFTNTYDKFLIGMNFKNQSLFDQKFLYSITPSFSTGTGKLTGSGAVAYSFLPAESVIRSLTFGVSGSYFHYDYDLAYRKGSLYSNINFRKDPRSTVSQGASFSYNYFQRDLNAKMIANRDYDKYNLWALGYGYADNQMIHEKSFSISTQAMKDFNKITGEAFYRWEFAPRQKLSLRLFAGYFARNETRNNTFDFGIARVSDYSFSYNLLGQSATGGILSQQFILADGGFKSFIPGTVNQFITSLNVDTSVWKIFHIYADAGVYKNKNNPTQFIWDSGVKVKLIPDFLEIYFPVQSTLGFEPGFKDYGKRIRYTLILNLSTIINAARRGWY; translated from the coding sequence TTGTTTTATTTTGTTTTGGGGAGTTGTACAGGTTTCTGCACAAAAGACAGCATTTATATTGCTGCAAAATTATCTCAGAACAAAAAAATTCTGGAAGTTAATCAGGAAATTATTTATCATAATCACTCTGAAAAACCCTTAGACAGCATTAAACTTCTCAATTGGGTGGCCGCTTACAACAAAAGAGGAACATCTTTAGTCTACCGAAAACTCGAAGACCGAAATAACAGTCTCCATTTTGCAAAGCCGGAAGCATTAGGTAAAATTTTAGATTTTAAAATTAATAGCGAAAAGAATCTGCCCGTTTCCGTCAGCAATGTTTCTGAAGAAAATTTATTTTTTATTCTCAATCAACCTTTGCAAGTTGGCGAAAGCATTACATTAGATTTACAGTATCAGATTCAACTTCCTGATAAAAATTTTACAGGTTACGGAACTTCTGAAAATAACATCGCTTTAAAATATTTCTTTATTGTTCCGGATCACTTTGATCCGGACAATATTTCTAAAAGAAATTACCACGACATCGAAGAATCGGTGAACTTCAATACCCATTGGACGGTTAATTTTGATCTCCCAATTAATTATTTTGTGGAAGGAAATCTTCAACAGAACAACATCAATTCTTTCAACGGATATTTAGATTCTGACCCTGAATTTATTATTTCTCACAATCAATTCCCTACGATTAATGTGAATACGGAAGACATTCGTACTGAAATAAAATTTGGTTATAATATCAGTCCGCAAGAGATTCAGAATTTGGAATTTTATCTTCCTCTGCATTTAAAATTTATCAAAGAGAAAATAGGTTTTGTTCCTGAGAGACTTTTTATTTCAGATAAATTCAGAACTAAGGAAGATTTTTTCGGAAATAACGACATCAGTTTTTGGAAATATCGTTTTAAACTTTTCACAGATGCTGAAAAGGTTGACCTCGACTATTTTGGGATTATCGCCAAGAAAATTTTAGACGAAAGCCTTATCACCGATAAAGAAGATCACCATTGGTTCAAAAACGGACTGAAATCTTATCTTGAAACTCAATATCTGAAAAAATTCTACGGAGAAACCAAACTTCTGGGCAATCTTCCCGAAACCAATATTTTAGGAATCAAACCTTTAAAATGGTTTCACGCATCCGACGTAAAGTTGCTCGACCGTTATGGCTTGGCATATCAATACATTATGTCTCAGAATTTGGATCAAAAAATTGACGAACCATTTTCTGCTTTGAGTAATTTCAACGATATGGCCATCAGCAGTTTTGAGACGGGAAGTCTTTTCAGTTTTTCTGCGAATAAAATGGGTGAAGGAAACTTCAATGATTTAGTTAAAAAATATATCGCAGAAAACAGAGACAAACCAATCAATCCTGAAGCATTTTTGAAAGAACTCTCTCAAAAAGAACCCTCCACAGATTATTTAACCGAGTTTTTAAAACAGAAAAACCGAGTTAATTTTAAACTTAAAAAATTTAAGACTAAAGAAGATTCTCTGGAAATCAGAATTGCTAAAAATACAGATGATGCAATTCCCGTAAAACTGGAAACCCAAACCAGAAGCGGCGAGAAAAAATCGTACTGGATAGAAACCGAGAAAAACGAAAGACAGAAAACCATTAATCTTCCGTCAGAAAACATTTATAAGATAACTTTAAATGACGATTACATTTTCCCGGAAGCCAATTACCGAGATAACTTTCTGTATACAAAAGGATTATTTTCAAATTCAAAAAAAATTAAATTTAAACTGATCAAAGATATTCCCAATCCGGAATTCAATGAAATTTACCTGAACCCGAGAATTCGTTTTACCAACACGTATGACAAATTTTTGATTGGGATGAATTTTAAAAACCAGTCACTTTTTGATCAGAAATTTTTGTATTCTATTACTCCGTCTTTCAGTACAGGAACCGGAAAACTTACAGGGTCGGGTGCAGTAGCCTACTCTTTTCTGCCTGCAGAAAGCGTCATTCGAAGTTTAACTTTCGGAGTTTCCGGATCGTATTTTCATTACGATTATGATTTGGCATATCGCAAAGGCTCTCTGTACTCCAATATTAATTTCAGAAAAGATCCGCGAAGCACTGTTAGTCAGGGCGCGAGTTTTTCATACAATTATTTTCAGCGAGATCTGAATGCAAAAATGATTGCAAACCGTGATTATGACAAGTATAATCTTTGGGCTTTAGGATATGGATATGCCGATAATCAGATGATTCATGAGAAAAGTTTCAGCATCAGCACTCAGGCGATGAAAGATTTCAATAAAATCACCGGGGAAGCTTTTTACAGATGGGAATTTGCACCAAGACAGAAATTAAGTTTAAGATTATTTGCCGGATATTTTGCCAGAAACGAAACCAGAAACAACACTTTCGACTTCGGAATTGCAAGAGTTTCCGACTATTCTTTTTCATACAACCTCTTGGGACAAAGTGCAACCGGAGGAATTCTCTCGCAACAATTTATTTTGGCTGATGGTGGTTTTAAATCTTTCATTCCCGGAACGGTTAATCAATTTATTACGTCATTAAACGTCGACACCAGCGTTTGGAAAATTTTTCATATTTACGCAGATGCGGGAGTTTATAAAAACAAAAACAATCCGACACAGTTTATCTGGGATAGCGGTGTGAAAGTAAAACTGATCCCCGATTTTCTTGAGATTTATTTTCCAGTACAATCTACTTTAGGTTTTGAGCCTGGGTTTAAAGATTACGGAAAACGAATCAGATATACTTTGATTTTAAATTTAAGCACCATTATTAATGCTGCGAGAAGAGGTTGGTACTAA
- a CDS encoding lamin tail domain-containing protein: MKKVFTFIGLVSIAAFFNAQIVINEVYTGGGVLGIAVLTHDFIELKNIGSSTTTLNGATIQYGPATGGFTQYHTLPSITLSPGQTYLIQEGTKGGGVINLINPNLVVGVVVNFDGSPAVGIGLGIGLTSGKVALASNATQVTGPTASNVIDFVGYGLVNQYEGSGAAPSPTILNSITRTSGDTNNNAVDFTITLPSPSSSVLAVNDFNNTAKQSHFIKNTFVKNNEITFGADVKDIKVYNSTGQLVKTASIKEGAVLNVAELQKGNYIVTGTVNNQPISQKILKD; this comes from the coding sequence ATGAAAAAAGTATTTACTTTTATCGGACTAGTTTCGATAGCTGCATTTTTTAATGCTCAGATTGTAATTAATGAAGTCTATACTGGAGGGGGAGTGCTCGGAATTGCAGTTCTCACCCATGATTTCATAGAACTTAAGAATATTGGTTCTTCTACAACTACATTAAATGGAGCAACCATTCAGTATGGTCCCGCAACTGGCGGATTTACTCAGTACCATACGCTGCCTTCCATTACTTTGAGTCCGGGACAAACTTATTTAATTCAGGAGGGTACCAAAGGAGGAGGGGTGATCAATCTTATTAATCCAAATCTTGTAGTAGGTGTTGTTGTGAATTTTGACGGATCGCCGGCTGTGGGTATAGGATTAGGGATCGGACTAACCTCTGGTAAAGTCGCTTTGGCAAGTAATGCTACTCAGGTTACAGGACCAACTGCATCTAACGTGATTGACTTCGTAGGTTACGGATTGGTAAATCAATATGAAGGTTCCGGGGCTGCGCCATCACCTACAATTTTAAATTCAATTACAAGAACTTCAGGTGATACCAATAATAATGCGGTTGATTTTACTATAACGCTTCCAAGTCCGTCATCAAGTGTTTTGGCTGTAAATGATTTTAACAATACGGCTAAACAATCACATTTTATTAAAAATACATTCGTGAAAAATAATGAAATTACTTTTGGTGCTGATGTGAAAGATATAAAAGTCTATAACTCTACAGGACAGCTAGTGAAAACAGCTTCCATAAAAGAAGGGGCTGTCTTGAATGTAGCAGAATTACAAAAAGGAAATTACATTGTGACTGGAACGGTAAATAATCAACCGATTTCTCAGAAAATTTTAAAAGATTAA
- a CDS encoding T9SS type A sorting domain-containing protein — MKKIYSLFSAVALAATVAAQTTVYSENMGTGASGNPTVTAFTGWQNASPISYVGTADVRTTTASTGYANASGGNNVFFAAAGTRTLTISGINTSAATSANLQLNFGYLTTLTSAQMVIETSIDGGANWSPLSFANNTTTGWAFKSIVGLPSSSSLSVRFTAPSTLPQSGMRIDDIAIINNATLAVADFNKTKSSFIKNTFVKNEEITFGADVKDVKVYNLSGAVVKTGAVKNGSTLNVAELQKGNYIVTGTVNNQPVSQKILKD, encoded by the coding sequence ATGAAAAAGATTTATTCTTTATTTTCTGCGGTTGCTTTAGCTGCAACAGTGGCAGCTCAGACTACTGTTTACTCTGAGAATATGGGGACTGGTGCCTCAGGAAATCCTACAGTTACAGCTTTCACGGGATGGCAAAATGCAAGCCCAATTTCTTACGTTGGAACTGCGGACGTAAGAACTACAACTGCATCTACTGGTTATGCTAATGCTTCAGGCGGTAATAATGTGTTTTTTGCTGCTGCAGGGACAAGAACTTTAACGATTAGCGGTATTAATACTTCCGCAGCAACTTCTGCTAATCTACAATTGAATTTCGGATATCTGACTACTCTTACTAGTGCTCAAATGGTTATTGAAACTTCGATTGATGGAGGTGCTAACTGGAGTCCATTAAGTTTCGCAAATAACACAACAACGGGTTGGGCATTCAAATCAATAGTAGGATTGCCGTCTTCATCTTCATTATCTGTCAGATTTACAGCTCCATCCACATTGCCTCAATCAGGTATGAGAATTGATGATATTGCAATTATCAACAATGCTACATTGGCAGTAGCAGATTTCAACAAAACAAAATCAAGCTTTATCAAAAATACATTCGTTAAAAACGAAGAAATTACGTTCGGAGCTGATGTGAAAGATGTGAAAGTGTACAATTTATCTGGTGCAGTTGTAAAAACTGGCGCTGTAAAGAACGGTTCTACTTTAAATGTTGCTGAATTACAAAAAGGAAACTATATTGTAACAGGAACTGTAAACAATCAACCGGTTTCTCAGAAAATTTTGAAAGACTAA